From Pseudoalteromonas piratica:
ATGTGGGTGAAGATATCGCACAACACAAGCATTACCTCGAGATGTTCGCAAAACACGGGCAAGATCTCGCATTCGATATTTCTCGTGCGCTCAAACAAGAGGATACTGAACAAGCAGGAAAACTCGCGCACCAATTAAAATCCACAGCAAATACCATTGGTGCTATTAACGTTGCCGAAGCGGCAAACGCTATTGAAACGCTAGTGAATCAAGAACGTGAAATATCCAGTATTACTCTTACTCATTATGCTGATGAGTTAGAACGAAGTTTTTTCGAAGCGAATGAGTTTATTCATGATTACTTAAACAATAATCTTAAAAGCTAAACTATTTTTAAAAACTAATTAGAAAAGGCGCCTATTTGGCGCCTTTTTTATTTTTCTACTGGTTTGTAACCTTCGATTTCAACATCTTTGTTTTCAAATAAGAAACCAACCATTTGCTCTTCTAAGAAAGTTCTATGTTCTGGATCCATCATATTAAGATGCTTTTCATTAATCAGCATAGTTTGTTTGTG
This genomic window contains:
- a CDS encoding oxidative damage protection protein, with the translated sequence MARTVFCQKLQKEADGLDFQLYPGEVGERIFNNICKEAWAEWQHKQTMLINEKHLNMMDPEHRTFLEEQMVGFLFENKDVEIEGYKPVEK